A section of the bacterium genome encodes:
- a CDS encoding NUDIX domain-containing protein — protein MKERTGTIVFVIKDGMVLLAKKTRVLGIGLWNGYGGGFDSETDQDLADCAVREFGEESGGASICKSDVEKVAYIEFHNGDSFLFKAHVFIVNNIIDIPTDSGEMIEPTWFSVDELPPKEQFMDSDMHWIPRILKGEKLIADVWYDGNFNLTERGVEIKKVDVLD, from the coding sequence ATGAAAGAACGAACTGGTACAATTGTTTTTGTAATCAAGGACGGAATGGTTCTTTTGGCAAAAAAGACTCGAGTTCTTGGAATTGGGCTGTGGAATGGCTACGGTGGAGGTTTTGATTCAGAGACGGACCAAGACCTTGCCGATTGCGCAGTCAGGGAATTTGGAGAAGAAAGTGGAGGCGCATCAATTTGCAAGAGCGATGTGGAAAAGGTGGCTTATATTGAATTTCATAATGGCGACAGCTTTCTTTTTAAAGCCCATGTATTTATTGTAAACAACATTATTGATATACCGACTGATTCAGGTGAAATGATTGAACCGACATGGTTTTCAGTTGATGAACTACCACCAAAGGAACAATTTATGGATTCTGATATGCACTGGATTCCTCGTATTCTTAAAGGAGAAAAATTGATTGCCGACGTCTGGTATGATGGCAACTTTAATCTCACAGAAAGAGGCGTTGAAATTAAAAAAGTAGATGTCCTCGATTGA
- a CDS encoding penicillin-binding transpeptidase domain-containing protein: protein MFKKKRRSARNAEIFPEDIFLDSSNLPHFDEDQFEGRIEKPIHFNNIIAVGVIFCFVAIVYMYQIADIQLNRGADFRRIAENNHLNHSLIFAERGAIMDRYGRLLAWNKIDETQSEFSLRSYRENAGTHNLLGYVKYPQKDKSGFYYNTELKGFDGVEKYFNTNLLGQNGLKIVETDVHGKTYPGSLIKPMEKGTDLILTVDAKLQEAFYASMKDIAARSGFKGGAGVIMDVNTGEILVSVSFPEYDSNVMTDGKDVEKINSYLSNDSNLFLDRVSDGLYTPGSIIKPIFALGALNEGIITPEKQIESTGQLKVPNPYQPGEFTIFKDWKVNGWTDMRKAIAVSSDVYFYQIGGGFPGQKGLGIDRIDKYAKMFGFGSTTENNYFTGKVGVIPTQEWKKENFNGDIWRLGDTYHTAIGQYGFQITPIQAVKSVCALANGGYLISPALNMASTTSEYTVQGISRDSATLNAFGLVDQKNASNKIAISNAEYFRVVREGMRMTVTDGTMKALDVPYVKVAGKTGTAQLGTLKKYINSWAVGFWPAEKPRYAFAVIMEKGPSDALYGSTAVMRLSLDWMNIYARQYLADYVAPKVDDVKVDDVSADSANVADPSLSASSTLLIQKAKNNDLNTKGSTSANLIEIERPN from the coding sequence ATGTTCAAGAAAAAAAGAAGATCAGCAAGAAATGCAGAAATTTTTCCAGAAGATATTTTTCTGGATTCTTCTAACTTGCCACATTTTGATGAAGACCAATTTGAAGGAAGAATTGAGAAGCCGATACATTTTAATAATATCATTGCAGTTGGTGTTATTTTTTGTTTTGTCGCTATTGTATATATGTATCAAATTGCTGATATACAATTAAATAGAGGGGCTGATTTTAGAAGGATTGCTGAGAATAATCACTTAAATCACAGTTTAATATTTGCAGAGCGCGGGGCGATAATGGATAGATATGGAAGACTTTTGGCATGGAACAAAATTGATGAGACTCAATCAGAATTTTCTTTAAGATCCTACAGAGAGAACGCGGGTACTCATAATCTATTGGGATATGTAAAGTATCCTCAAAAAGATAAATCTGGTTTTTATTATAATACTGAATTAAAAGGGTTTGATGGGGTAGAAAAATATTTTAATACAAATTTACTTGGACAAAACGGTCTTAAGATTGTAGAAACTGATGTTCATGGAAAAACTTATCCTGGTAGTTTGATTAAACCAATGGAAAAGGGAACAGATTTGATACTTACAGTTGATGCTAAGCTACAGGAAGCATTTTATGCATCAATGAAGGATATTGCTGCAAGATCTGGTTTTAAAGGCGGAGCTGGAGTGATTATGGATGTTAATACAGGGGAGATTTTAGTTAGTGTCTCATTTCCGGAATATGATAGTAACGTAATGACTGATGGAAAGGATGTGGAAAAAATAAATTCATATTTATCTAATGATTCAAATTTGTTTTTGGATAGAGTTAGTGATGGTTTGTATACTCCAGGGTCAATAATTAAGCCCATATTCGCGTTAGGTGCATTGAATGAGGGAATCATAACCCCAGAGAAGCAAATAGAGAGTACGGGGCAATTAAAGGTTCCTAATCCATATCAACCTGGAGAGTTTACTATATTTAAGGACTGGAAGGTTAACGGCTGGACTGATATGAGAAAAGCTATAGCTGTTTCTTCTGATGTCTATTTCTATCAAATTGGAGGAGGTTTTCCAGGCCAAAAAGGTCTTGGAATTGATAGAATAGATAAATATGCGAAGATGTTTGGTTTTGGTTCTACTACAGAAAATAATTATTTTACAGGTAAGGTTGGAGTTATTCCAACTCAGGAATGGAAAAAAGAAAACTTCAATGGCGATATTTGGAGGCTTGGAGATACATATCACACAGCGATTGGCCAGTATGGTTTTCAGATAACACCAATTCAGGCTGTTAAGTCAGTTTGTGCGCTGGCAAATGGTGGGTACTTAATTTCCCCTGCATTAAATATGGCGTCAACGACGTCGGAGTATACTGTTCAGGGTATTTCAAGAGACTCAGCTACTTTAAATGCATTTGGATTAGTAGATCAAAAAAATGCATCAAATAAAATTGCTATAAGTAATGCAGAATATTTTAGAGTCGTACGAGAGGGAATGAGGATGACTGTAACTGATGGAACAATGAAAGCACTTGATGTACCGTATGTAAAAGTTGCTGGAAAGACTGGAACAGCGCAACTTGGTACGTTAAAAAAATATATTAACTCTTGGGCTGTTGGATTTTGGCCAGCTGAAAAACCTAGGTATGCGTTTGCTGTAATAATGGAAAAAGGCCCGAGTGATGCTTTGTATGGATCAACTGCTGTAATGAGATTGTCATTGGACTGGATGAATATTTATGCTAGGCAATATCTTGCAGATTATGTGGCACCCAAAGTTGATGATGTAAAGGTGGACGATGTAAGCGCAGACTCTGCTAATGTTGCCGACCCTTCATTATCCGCAAGTTCAACTTTATTAATACAAAAAGCCAAAAATAACGATCTAAATACAAAAGGTAGTACATCAGCAAATCTAATTGAGATAGAGAGACCAAATTAA
- a CDS encoding rod shape-determining protein — translation MFKNIKAKFFRMTSNEIGIDLGTANTLVYVSGRGVIINEPSVVAVNQKTGRVVAVGAQAKAMLGRTPGHILAVRPIVDGVISDFEITEEMLSYLIKKSEELSKKMLGPKVVVGVPYGITNVERRAVRDAARNAGAREVHVIEEPMAAAIGIRLPVREATGSMIVDIGGGTTDIAVISLGGIVRAKNLKVAGDKLNNDIMSYIRNEFKILIGEKTAEDLKIAIASVVENKPALEAAIRGRDLVTGLPREVIVTDSDIREAIGASIDTFLEAVKEVLETTPPEILADVMRNGIHLAGGGALIRGLPEVLSAYVGIPVFVADDPLTAVARGAGIILEDMDIFEEMLIQNEDELPTRK, via the coding sequence TTGTATATGTTTCTGGAAGGGGTGTGATAATAAACGAACCGTCAGTTGTTGCTGTGAATCAAAAAACTGGAAGAGTTGTTGCTGTTGGCGCACAAGCAAAGGCAATGCTCGGAAGAACTCCAGGGCACATTCTTGCTGTAAGACCAATTGTTGATGGAGTTATTTCTGACTTTGAAATTACAGAAGAAATGCTTTCATATTTAATTAAAAAATCTGAAGAGCTATCAAAGAAGATGCTTGGACCAAAGGTTGTTGTTGGTGTGCCTTATGGAATAACTAATGTTGAGCGTCGTGCAGTACGTGACGCAGCAAGAAATGCTGGAGCAAGAGAAGTTCATGTGATTGAAGAGCCTATGGCTGCAGCAATTGGAATAAGACTTCCAGTTAGAGAAGCTACGGGAAGTATGATAGTTGATATCGGTGGGGGTACAACCGATATTGCTGTTATATCACTTGGCGGTATTGTTCGCGCAAAAAATCTAAAAGTTGCCGGTGATAAGCTAAACAATGATATAATGTCTTATATCAGAAATGAGTTTAAAATTCTGATTGGAGAAAAGACTGCTGAGGATTTAAAGATTGCAATTGCAAGTGTTGTAGAAAATAAACCAGCACTTGAAGCTGCAATTAGGGGGAGAGATTTAGTTACAGGATTACCAAGAGAAGTTATTGTAACTGACTCAGATATAAGAGAAGCAATAGGGGCATCAATAGATACCTTCCTAGAGGCCGTAAAAGAGGTTCTAGAGACCACTCCACCTGAAATATTGGCTGATGTTATGAGAAATGGAATTCACCTTGCAGGAGGTGGCGCATTGATTAGGGGTCTTCCTGAAGTGTTATCAGCTTATGTTGGAATTCCTGTGTTTGTTGCTGATGACCCACTTACTGCAGTTGCAAGAGGGGCTGGAATAATCCTAGAGGACATGGACATTTTTGAGGAAATGCTAATACAAAATGAAGATGAACTACCAACAAGGAAATAG
- the rsmH gene encoding 16S rRNA (cytosine(1402)-N(4))-methyltransferase RsmH, whose translation MTKRKTQKGKKTGKREIRDKKEFVRKEFTRHIPVLLQSVLEQLDLKKGQVFIDCNLGDGGHSEQIAKQLDGDVTIVGFDLDHDAIDRAASNFEIAFKDLKNRPNIILINDNFRNLKKALDDKGIETADAILYDLGLSSYELEQSGRGFSFKKDEPLLMTFANGGEHPESQQSKKMILDKEADTSFNAEDIINDWDEENIKTIIESYGEDKFAYKIARGIVNARALERITTTSRLAEIIKASVPSFARHAKTHPATKTFQALRIAINDELNALTETLPQAIDKLKPDGKLVVISYHSLEDRIVKTAFKKFEEDGLGKIITKRPIVPAEEETDENPRSRSAKLRVFQAN comes from the coding sequence ATGACAAAACGCAAAACTCAAAAAGGAAAAAAGACAGGAAAGCGGGAAATTAGGGATAAGAAGGAATTCGTTAGAAAGGAATTCACAAGACATATCCCTGTTCTTTTACAATCTGTGCTAGAACAATTGGACTTAAAAAAAGGTCAGGTATTTATTGATTGTAATCTTGGTGACGGTGGTCACAGCGAGCAAATAGCAAAACAATTGGATGGAGATGTAACTATTGTTGGCTTTGATTTAGACCATGATGCAATTGATAGGGCAGCTTCAAATTTTGAGATAGCTTTTAAGGATTTAAAAAATCGGCCAAATATAATTCTTATAAATGACAATTTTAGAAATCTTAAAAAGGCTTTAGACGATAAGGGGATAGAGACTGCTGATGCAATACTTTACGATCTTGGGCTTAGTTCTTACGAGCTGGAACAGTCAGGTAGAGGGTTTAGCTTTAAGAAGGATGAACCATTACTTATGACTTTTGCAAACGGAGGAGAACACCCAGAATCACAGCAAAGTAAGAAGATGATATTGGATAAGGAAGCAGATACAAGTTTTAACGCTGAAGACATTATTAATGATTGGGATGAGGAAAACATAAAGACAATCATTGAGTCATACGGCGAAGATAAGTTTGCTTATAAGATTGCACGAGGAATTGTTAATGCAAGAGCGCTTGAAAGAATCACAACAACATCAAGGCTTGCAGAGATAATTAAGGCTTCTGTTCCATCATTTGCAAGACATGCAAAAACGCATCCAGCAACAAAAACATTTCAAGCACTGAGAATTGCGATTAATGATGAACTTAACGCACTCACAGAGACACTTCCACAAGCAATAGATAAATTGAAACCTGATGGGAAGCTTGTAGTCATCTCATATCACAGTCTTGAAGATAGAATCGTCAAAACAGCATTTAAAAAGTTTGAAGAAGATGGCCTAGGAAAGATTATTACAAAGAGACCAATTGTTCCAGCAGAGGAAGAAACAGACGAGAATCCAAGGTCAAGAAGTGCAAAACTCAGAGTGTTTCAAGCAAATTAA
- a CDS encoding alpha/beta hydrolase, with protein MKKVYIVHGYTGTPDGNWFPWLKSELEKIDDVTVKVLAMPNTDHPICSEWLPYIQSEVLNPDENTYFVGHSLGCITIVQYLNNLNPEIKTGGAVLVAGFVSPIHFTELNSFFDIPLDFEKIKRVANKIIAISSDNDPHVPYWQAEELETNLGAELYTIQGGQHLNKKAGYKEIPLVLEKVEELMGL; from the coding sequence ATGAAAAAAGTATATATAGTTCATGGCTACACAGGAACCCCTGATGGTAATTGGTTTCCATGGCTAAAATCGGAATTGGAAAAAATTGATGATGTGACAGTAAAAGTTTTAGCAATGCCAAATACTGATCACCCAATATGTTCTGAATGGCTACCTTATATACAATCTGAGGTATTGAATCCTGATGAAAATACATACTTTGTAGGTCACAGTTTGGGTTGTATTACAATTGTGCAATATTTAAATAATTTAAATCCTGAAATAAAGACTGGTGGGGCAGTTCTTGTTGCAGGCTTTGTGAGTCCTATTCATTTTACGGAATTAAATAGTTTTTTTGATATTCCTTTGGATTTTGAAAAAATAAAAAGAGTGGCAAATAAAATCATCGCAATAAGTTCAGACAATGATCCTCATGTTCCGTATTGGCAAGCTGAAGAACTTGAAACAAATCTTGGAGCAGAACTATATACCATACAAGGAGGACAGCATTTGAATAAAAAAGCTGGATATAAAGAAATTCCCCTAGTATTGGAGAAAGTTGAGGAATTAATGGGTTTGTAA
- a CDS encoding rod shape-determining protein MreC, whose product MNYQQGNRYNSNQKKVFSKIQFISLLILFIFCALLYILAKKSLVSSVQNIRAYVVNGTSEPRFVPRNLSEQALIVSLQTENDYLRSLLGKTPVNSDMILSSVIERPPRTPFDSLILDIGDDQDIAEGDMVFSDGMYAIGIISSVSKHTSTVTLFSSSGQKIDALINSPIEGSKDIANSTTTKNIKDKDYLNSVTVEGRGGGNFYIKLPKNIKVKIGDPIVWPSSETIVLGSIEVIDSSEGDAYSQVYFKSPINMNSLRYVQIKKILR is encoded by the coding sequence ATGAACTACCAACAAGGAAATAGATATAATTCAAATCAAAAAAAAGTATTTAGTAAAATACAGTTTATTAGTTTGTTAATTTTATTTATTTTCTGTGCACTGCTTTATATATTGGCAAAAAAATCTCTAGTCAGTAGTGTTCAGAATATACGAGCGTACGTAGTTAATGGAACAAGCGAACCTAGATTTGTGCCTAGAAATTTATCTGAGCAGGCGCTGATAGTTTCTCTTCAAACTGAGAATGATTACTTAAGATCACTGCTTGGAAAAACACCAGTAAATTCTGATATGATTTTATCGAGTGTAATAGAGAGGCCTCCAAGAACTCCTTTTGATTCATTGATATTAGATATTGGTGATGATCAAGATATTGCAGAAGGTGACATGGTTTTTTCCGATGGAATGTATGCTATTGGGATAATTTCTTCTGTTTCAAAACATACTTCAACCGTGACACTTTTCTCATCGTCAGGGCAAAAAATTGATGCACTTATTAATTCTCCAATAGAAGGATCAAAAGATATTGCTAACTCTACAACCACAAAAAATATTAAAGATAAAGATTATCTGAATTCTGTAACCGTTGAAGGAAGAGGTGGTGGAAATTTCTATATAAAATTACCTAAAAATATTAAGGTAAAGATAGGTGATCCTATTGTCTGGCCATCATCTGAGACAATTGTTTTGGGCTCAATTGAGGTCATTGATTCAAGCGAAGGTGATGCATATTCACAGGTCTATTTTAAAAGTCCTATTAACATGAATTCATTAAGATATGTTCAAATCAAAAAGATTTTACGTTAA
- a CDS encoding MFS transporter yields the protein MTLQNRAENKPIINKAIKTLLAFVFIFNVSAGLYMPIIAIFITQNIIGATLATVGVSIAIYSIVKAIFQIPIARRLDIAKGERDDFYVLLLGIILAIFYSLAYLFIKNINDLYFLQILTGIADACIFAAYYAIFSHHIDRESQGFEWSLFSVGGLTVSTSIGGLTGGYIATVFGFEAVFILASSLNIVAALVLLILFPYVKNFRFAGHYKNLKIGKR from the coding sequence ATGACGTTGCAAAATAGAGCCGAGAATAAGCCAATTATAAACAAAGCTATAAAAACCTTACTAGCTTTTGTTTTTATTTTTAATGTATCTGCCGGTTTATATATGCCAATAATTGCGATTTTTATTACGCAAAATATAATAGGTGCAACTTTGGCTACTGTTGGTGTGTCAATCGCAATCTATTCTATTGTAAAAGCTATATTTCAAATCCCAATTGCTAGAAGATTAGATATTGCAAAAGGGGAGAGAGATGATTTTTACGTTCTGCTTTTAGGTATAATATTAGCAATATTCTACAGTCTGGCATATCTGTTTATTAAAAATATTAATGATCTATATTTCTTACAAATTTTAACAGGTATTGCAGATGCTTGTATTTTTGCTGCTTATTATGCAATATTTTCTCATCATATTGATAGAGAGAGTCAGGGTTTCGAATGGAGTTTGTTCAGTGTTGGAGGCCTAACTGTTTCTACATCAATTGGAGGGTTGACTGGTGGCTATATTGCAACGGTATTTGGCTTTGAAGCTGTATTTATTCTAGCTTCCTCACTGAATATTGTTGCGGCACTTGTATTACTGATTT
- the trpB gene encoding tryptophan synthase subunit beta, whose product MNKEIKSLKNLPDIDGYYGEFGGSFVPPQLAEVLKEIEREYLIAKNDPVFQKEYLDLLKNYVGRPSPLYYAKNLTEKLGGAKIYLKREDLNHTGAHKINHCIGEALLAKRMGKKKLLAETGAGQHGVALATAAVLLGLECEIHMGSIDIEKEHPNVIRMKLLGAKIVEVTSGGKCLKDAVDSAFIKFMNEYKTTFFAIGSVVGPHPYPMIVRDFQSIVGREVREQIMEQEKRLPDYIIGCVGGGSNAIGLFHEFLDDTVKLIGVEPAGKSDKVGEHAATITHGTTGVIHGMKTIVLQDEKGEPSPVHSIASGLDYPGVGPIHAYLKSIGRVDYVGASDDESLRAFLELSKVEGIIPALESAHAVAHVIKLAPALSKDEIMVVNISGRGDKDIDYVAKILEI is encoded by the coding sequence ATGAACAAAGAAATAAAATCGTTAAAAAATTTACCGGATATAGATGGGTATTATGGAGAGTTTGGAGGAAGTTTTGTACCTCCTCAATTGGCTGAGGTGTTGAAGGAAATAGAAAGGGAATATTTAATTGCAAAAAATGATCCAGTATTTCAGAAGGAATATCTAGATTTACTAAAGAACTATGTTGGAAGACCATCGCCTTTGTATTATGCAAAAAATTTAACTGAAAAACTTGGTGGAGCAAAAATATATCTTAAACGTGAGGACCTAAATCATACGGGTGCACATAAGATAAATCACTGTATTGGAGAAGCTCTACTGGCCAAAAGAATGGGTAAGAAAAAATTATTAGCAGAGACTGGAGCTGGGCAACATGGAGTTGCTCTTGCAACAGCTGCGGTACTTCTTGGTCTTGAATGTGAAATTCATATGGGTTCAATTGATATAGAAAAAGAACACCCTAATGTTATAAGAATGAAATTATTAGGTGCTAAAATTGTTGAGGTCACTTCTGGTGGAAAATGTCTTAAAGATGCAGTGGACAGTGCTTTTATCAAGTTCATGAATGAATATAAAACTACTTTTTTTGCTATTGGATCAGTGGTCGGACCCCATCCATATCCAATGATTGTTAGAGATTTTCAATCAATTGTTGGTAGGGAAGTTAGAGAACAAATAATGGAGCAAGAAAAAAGATTGCCGGATTATATTATTGGATGTGTTGGAGGGGGATCAAATGCGATTGGTTTATTTCATGAATTTCTTGATGATACAGTTAAGCTAATTGGAGTAGAGCCTGCTGGAAAAAGTGATAAGGTTGGTGAACATGCTGCGACTATTACACATGGCACGACTGGTGTAATACACGGAATGAAAACGATTGTTTTACAAGATGAAAAAGGGGAACCGTCGCCGGTTCATTCAATTGCATCTGGATTAGATTATCCTGGAGTTGGGCCGATTCATGCATATTTAAAAAGTATAGGAAGAGTAGATTATGTTGGAGCCTCTGATGATGAATCTCTCAGGGCCTTTCTTGAGCTATCTAAGGTTGAAGGAATTATTCCAGCCCTTGAAAGCGCTCATGCAGTAGCTCATGTAATAAAGCTTGCTCCAGCATTGAGTAAGGATGAGATTATGGTTGTTAATATTTCTGGCCGAGGAGATAAGGATATAGATTATGTTGCTAAAATATTGGAGATATAG
- a CDS encoding penicillin-binding protein 2, whose amino-acid sequence MLQIVQSDDFRQRADRQYQKPATAFNRGTIFFTQKDGTQISAASLKTGFILAMKPAAVKAGNAEDIYTKLLPFIPELVHDDFIAKANKLNDPYEEIRKKVDQQTGEEIIALKLPGISLYQDKWRYYPGGSLASNVLGFMGYKGDTFAGRYGLERAYDDVLSRTQSDAYANFFVETFSNIKKTVIDGKSLEGDIVTTIEPKTQAYVEEMISKINKQYSSERTGAIIMNPQTGDIYAMGLSPSFDPNDISSVKDPVLFRNDLVESAYEMGSIMKPLTMSTGVDTGKVTSQTTYNDTGSATFNNKTISNFDKKGRGVITLQCALAKSLNTGFAFVEQKVGNEVFSNYFRNYGLGNKTGIDLPNEASGLIDNLKTNRDLEHVTASFGQGISVTPIETIHAFSAIANGGVMVKPRLVKEINYKIGTSKKIPVQMDARVIKEDSALEVVNMMVNNFDTSLKNGLYKNPNYTIGVKTGTAQVVRGGKGYSDSIYLHSFVGFLPAYNPQFLVFIYTVNPKGVSYSSDTLAIPFIDLSKFLISYYQVAPDRAPAGVDLAGTGTSSTPSATFVPVGTGRVAPLNKTAPNGKNCI is encoded by the coding sequence ATGTTACAGATTGTTCAATCTGATGATTTTAGACAAAGAGCAGACAGACAATATCAAAAACCAGCAACAGCTTTTAATAGAGGTACTATTTTCTTTACACAAAAAGATGGCACACAAATTTCTGCAGCTTCACTCAAAACTGGTTTTATTTTAGCGATGAAGCCGGCCGCTGTAAAAGCAGGAAACGCAGAGGATATTTACACTAAATTGTTACCTTTTATTCCTGAGTTGGTTCACGATGATTTTATAGCTAAAGCAAACAAGTTGAATGACCCATATGAAGAGATTAGAAAGAAGGTTGACCAACAAACTGGAGAAGAAATTATTGCTCTAAAATTACCAGGAATAAGCTTGTACCAAGACAAGTGGAGATATTACCCCGGGGGATCTTTAGCTTCAAATGTTTTAGGATTTATGGGTTATAAGGGTGATACATTTGCTGGTAGATATGGACTTGAGAGAGCGTATGACGATGTTTTAAGTAGGACTCAATCTGATGCCTATGCAAACTTCTTTGTGGAGACATTTTCAAATATTAAGAAAACCGTAATTGATGGAAAATCATTAGAAGGTGACATTGTTACTACAATTGAACCAAAAACTCAGGCTTATGTTGAGGAGATGATTAGTAAAATTAATAAGCAGTACTCATCAGAAAGAACTGGCGCTATTATTATGAATCCACAGACCGGCGACATATACGCCATGGGTTTGAGTCCATCGTTTGATCCAAATGATATAAGTAGTGTAAAAGACCCCGTTCTTTTCAGAAATGACCTAGTAGAAAGTGCATACGAAATGGGGTCTATTATGAAGCCTCTAACAATGTCTACAGGAGTGGATACAGGCAAGGTTACATCCCAAACCACATACAACGATACGGGTTCCGCAACTTTTAATAATAAAACTATTTCTAACTTTGATAAAAAAGGAAGAGGTGTGATTACACTTCAATGTGCGTTGGCAAAATCACTAAACACTGGATTTGCATTTGTTGAACAAAAAGTTGGTAATGAGGTATTCTCTAATTATTTTAGAAATTACGGGCTAGGTAATAAAACAGGAATTGACTTACCAAATGAAGCGTCAGGTTTGATTGATAACCTAAAGACAAATAGAGATCTTGAGCATGTTACAGCTTCATTCGGTCAGGGAATTTCTGTTACTCCAATTGAAACTATTCATGCGTTTTCAGCTATTGCAAATGGGGGAGTAATGGTTAAGCCGAGACTTGTAAAAGAAATAAATTATAAGATTGGAACTTCTAAAAAAATACCAGTTCAAATGGATGCTCGAGTTATAAAGGAGGACTCTGCGCTTGAAGTGGTAAATATGATGGTTAATAATTTTGACACATCACTAAAGAATGGATTATATAAGAATCCAAATTATACAATTGGAGTTAAGACAGGTACAGCGCAGGTGGTTCGTGGTGGAAAGGGATACTCCGATAGTATTTATCTTCACTCATTTGTTGGATTTTTACCCGCATACAATCCACAGTTTTTAGTTTTTATTTATACCGTGAATCCAAAGGGAGTTAGTTATTCATCTGATACGCTAGCGATTCCTTTTATCGATTTATCTAAGTTTTTAATCAGTTACTATCAAGTGGCACCAGATAGGGCGCCAGCTGGCGTAGATTTGGCAGGCACGGGCACAAGCTCAACACCTTCTGCTACATTTGTACCAGTAGGAACTGGAAGAGTTGCACCGCTCAATAAGACTGCGCCTAATGGAAAGAATTGTATCTAG
- the mraZ gene encoding division/cell wall cluster transcriptional repressor MraZ, protein MLIGEYTHSQDDKKRISLPAKFKKEIGKKVVVTHGLDNCLFMFSIKEWEKISEKLGSLSMGQASSRGFNRMFLGGAVELDVDGAGRILVPDFLREYAGLSDKTGKVVFTGVYNKIEIWDESRWKAYKLENLKHVDEIAEKLGEVGVI, encoded by the coding sequence ATGTTAATAGGAGAATATACACACAGCCAAGATGACAAAAAAAGAATCTCTTTACCTGCTAAATTCAAGAAAGAGATTGGCAAAAAAGTTGTGGTAACTCACGGCCTTGATAACTGTTTGTTTATGTTTTCAATCAAGGAATGGGAGAAAATCTCCGAGAAACTAGGTTCACTTTCAATGGGGCAGGCTAGTAGTAGAGGTTTCAACAGAATGTTCCTTGGAGGAGCTGTTGAATTAGATGTCGATGGCGCAGGCAGAATACTTGTTCCAGATTTCTTGAGAGAGTATGCAGGACTTTCTGATAAAACTGGAAAGGTGGTATTTACCGGCGTATATAACAAGATAGAAATTTGGGATGAATCACGTTGGAAGGCTTACAAGCTTGAAAACCTGAAGCATGTCGATGAAATCGCTGAGAAGTTAGGCGAAGTTGGTGTAATCTAA
- the greA gene encoding transcription elongation factor GreA: MTKTDYLTKGKFEELEAELKHLKTVKRKEIALNLEYAKALGDLSENAEYHDARESQAALEDRIAQIENVLVNSEIIESHHSDKVEIGSIVHVKTSLSKTEKVYTLVGSEEADTSAGKISFKSPVGQALLGKKKGDKFKFKTPSGEIEYHVISLE; the protein is encoded by the coding sequence ATGACAAAAACAGATTATTTAACAAAAGGAAAATTTGAGGAACTTGAAGCTGAGCTTAAGCATCTTAAGACTGTTAAGCGTAAAGAAATTGCGCTAAATCTTGAGTATGCAAAAGCTCTTGGTGATTTATCTGAGAATGCAGAGTATCATGACGCCCGTGAGTCACAAGCTGCGCTTGAAGATAGAATTGCACAGATTGAAAACGTTCTTGTAAATTCAGAAATAATAGAATCTCATCACAGTGATAAGGTTGAGATTGGTTCTATTGTGCATGTTAAAACTTCATTAAGTAAAACTGAGAAGGTTTATACTCTTGTTGGATCAGAAGAGGCTGATACTTCAGCTGGAAAGATTTCTTTCAAGTCTCCAGTAGGCCAAGCTCTACTTGGAAAGAAGAAGGGGGATAAATTTAAATTCAAAACTCCATCAGGAGAGATAGAGTATCATGTTATTTCTTTAGAATAG